A region of the Methyloprofundus sedimenti genome:
CAACTCGAATTGGGAATCGTCCTTGTAATTCAGGAATTAAATCAGATGGTTTGGATATATGAAAAGCACCAGAAGCAATAAATAAAATATGATCAGTTTTAATCATGCCGTACTTTGTACTAACAGTGCTGCCTTCAACTAAAGGTAATAAATCCCTTTGTACGCCTTCACGTGAGATATCACCACCGCCACCACTATCCGAACGTTTACATACTTTGTCAATTTCATCCAGAAAGACTATGCCTTGTTGCTCTACTGCAGAAACAGCAGCTAATTTAATTTCGTCTTCATTCACTAATTTAGCAGCATGCTCCTCTGTTAATAACTTAAGGGCATCTTTGACAGGTAGTTTACGGTCTTTGGTTTTATGGCTGCCAAGGTTCTGGAACATACCTTGCAACTGATTGGTCATTTCTTCCATTCCAGGAGGTGCCATGATTTCAACGCCGATACGTGAGGCCTGTACTTCTATTTCAATTTCTTTGGCATCAAAATCACCTTCACGTAATTTCTTACGCATTTTTTGCCGGGTACTCTCTTCAGTCTCAGAGAGCATTCCGCTATCAGCACGGGGTAATAAAATATCCAGAACCTCATCTTCAGCCGCATCCATGGCACGATGTTGTACTGATTTCATTTCTGTTTCGCGTGTCATTTTATAGGCGGTTTCAACTAAATCTCGTATGATAGACTCGACATCGCGACCGACATAACCCACTTCTGTAAATTTTGTTGCTTCAATTTTAATGAAAGGTGCATTTGCAAGACGTGCCAATCTGCGTGCTATTTCTGTTTTACCTACCCCGGTAGGGCCAATCATTAGAATATTCTTAGGCGTGATTTCATCGCGCATCGTGCCTTCGACCTGGGCACGTCGCCAGCGATTGCGTAATGCAATAGCAACTGAACGTTTAGCACTGGCCTGACCGATAATATGTTTATCTAATTCGTGTGCAATTTCTTTGGGAGTCATCTGTGTCATTTGTTTTTTTAATCCTTTGGCTCGGCGTCTAGCTCTTCAATACGTAAATTGTGGTTAGTATAAATACATATATCAGCCGCAATATTGAGCGATTTCTCGACAATTTCTCGTGCGCTTAAATCAGAATTCTCCAGTAACGCTCGCGCAGCGGATTGCGCGAAAGGACCGCCAGAACCAATGGCTATTAAATCATATTCAGGCTCAATAACATCACCATTACCCGAGATGATTAAGGAGGTTTTACTGTCTGCTATTGAGAGTAGGGCTTCTAATTTACGTAAAGCGCGTTCAGTACGCCAGTCTTTAGCCATTTCAACGGCTGCACGAGTAAGATTGCCATGATGCTTTTCCAGTTTTCCTTCAAAATGCTCAAACAGCGTGAAGGCATCGGCGGTTGCACCCGCAAATCCGGCAATTACTTTGTCATGGTATAAACGACGCACTTTACGTGCATTACCTTTCATAACAGTATTACCTAATGTAACCTGGCCATCACCACCGATAACAACTTTATCACCACGGCGCACAGAAAGAATTGTTGTACCTCTAAAATCCACTTTTTATTACCCATAATAGTACCTGAATCTGGATTGAAGTCCTGTATTCAGGTAGAAAATAAATCTTAAGATTTTACATGCTTACACAGTGTCTTGATAGCCTTTAAATTAGAAATCGTTTTAATAGTATGCCTAAAGATGGCTAATCAAAGTTAAAAACAATTGATCATACACTGACAGCAATATGTTTAGACGTCTATTATGTATTCTCTGGTAATGTGGAAATTTAAACTTTATTAAGAATAAGTTCCAACACTAGTTTACTACCAAAGTAGGCTAACAATAGACATGTAAAACCGTATAAAGTCCAGCGTATTGCCGTCTTGCCTCGCCAGCCATAACGTTTTCTACCGAGTAATAAGCAACTAAAAATTATCCAGGCAATTATGGATAAAATAGTCTTATGCGCCAGATGCTGTGCAAATAAGTCTTCTATAAAAATAAACCCACTGAGTAAAGAAAAGCTTAAAAACAACAACCCCGTGCTGATCATTTGAAATAACAAAGACTCCATCGCCTGCAAAGGTGGAAAGGCAAGCATTAATCGTCCAGGGTTATGACTCTTAAGCTGTTTGTTTTGTAGGGCCAGTAATAGTGCCTGGAAGGCCGCTATAGTGAGTAAACTAAAAGCAATAATTGAACTGAGAATATGTACATTCATTGCCAGTGAAAAATCTTGCGTTATTTTTACTGAACTGGGATAAAGCACATCAAGTGCCAGCATAAGTGCTGCGATAGGAAAAAGTGCTATGCCTAGTTTTTCAACAGGTTTAGACAAAGATGCAAACAATAGTAAAAAAGCGATGATTAGTGAAATAATGGCAGCGGTATGAAAAAAGCTAAAATCAATTCCCTGATTATGCCAGGCACTGAGCGAAAGTGATAAAAGATGTGCAATAGAAGCAAGCCAGGCAAACGTTAGAGCCAGTTTTTTATGTTGGTTCTCTTTAATATCGATTATTAGAGTAATGCTACTGGCAAAGTATAAGCAAAATGCTAAACCTTCAAGTAAGAATAAGTTCATATGGGGAGTATCTTTGAATATAAAGGGCTATGATTTTAAACTTTAAGCGTAAAGGTAACAGGGCCATCATTAGTCAGTGACACTTGCATATCTGCACCAAATTTTCCCGTTTGTATATGCGGGTAATTACCTTGTGCATAGCTAACAAGATAATGAAATAATTGCTTACCTTTTTCGGGGGAGGCTGCCGGTGTAAAGCTAGGGCGATTACCTGAATCAGTATCAGCAGCCAGAGTAAACTGAGGCACTAACAATAACTCTCCCTGAATGCTTTGCAAGCTCAGATTCATCCGCTGTTCTGCGTCAGGAAAAATGCGATAGTTCATAATGCGTTCAAACATTCGCTGCGCAGATTTCTCAGAATCCAGTTTTTCTATAGCGACTAATGCCAAAATACCGCGATCAATTTTAGCCACAAGCTGATTTTCAATGCTGACCTGGGCCTGAGTAACACGTTGAATTATAGAAATCATTTTTTAAAAAGTGAATGTATTTCAACCCAGCAGGTTTTCTAAAGCCATCATAATAATAAAACCAATCATCAGAGCAAACGTTGCATAGCGAGAGCGTCCATTTGAGTGAGATTCAGGAATGATCTCTTCCGAGATTACAAATATCATTGCGCCAGCCGCAAAGCCCATGGCAAAGGGTAGTACGGAAGAAAAAGTCGCGACCATCGTGATCCCTAATAGACCACCAACGGGCTCAACCAGACCTGTTAGCGTAGCAATACCGACGGCTTTCCATTTGTTATAGCCTAAAGCAACTAAAGGCAAGGCGACGGCAAGACCTTCGGGGATGTTTTGTAATGCGATAGCGATAGCTAGAACAATACCATTATTCAGATCACCTGTGCCAAAGCTAACACCAACAGACATTCCTTCGGGAAAATTATGAATAGTGATGGCGAATATAAATAGCCAGATTTTTTGTAAAGATTCAGCGTGCTCATTCAGGTCATCCTTAAAATGAATATGCGGTAATTTTTTATCGGCTAAATGCAGAAATAATGCGCCAAATGACATGCCAGCGGCAACGAACCAAAGTCCTTTACCAGGCCATAACTGGTTTCCATATTCAATACCCGGAACTAATAAAGAGAAAGCTGCCGCCGCAAGCATTACACCTGCAGCACCACCGAGTAAGCCATTATAGACGCTCGTTGAAACTTGTTTAAAAAGAGCGGCCGGTAAGGCGCCTACACCAGTAGCCAGACCAGCCAAGACGCTGGCCAAAAAGCCAATCATGGCAACTTTACCAAAAAACAGGTATAAACTACCAAAAACAAGAATTTGAGAGACTAAAAA
Encoded here:
- the hslU gene encoding ATP-dependent protease ATPase subunit HslU: MTQMTPKEIAHELDKHIIGQASAKRSVAIALRNRWRRAQVEGTMRDEITPKNILMIGPTGVGKTEIARRLARLANAPFIKIEATKFTEVGYVGRDVESIIRDLVETAYKMTRETEMKSVQHRAMDAAEDEVLDILLPRADSGMLSETEESTRQKMRKKLREGDFDAKEIEIEVQASRIGVEIMAPPGMEEMTNQLQGMFQNLGSHKTKDRKLPVKDALKLLTEEHAAKLVNEDEIKLAAVSAVEQQGIVFLDEIDKVCKRSDSGGGGDISREGVQRDLLPLVEGSTVSTKYGMIKTDHILFIASGAFHISKPSDLIPELQGRFPIRVELDALTSDDFIRILTEPDASLTEQYQALLATEGVNLSFTDEGIQRIAELGWEVNEKTENIGARRLHTILERLLETVSFDAPDLVDKNIVIDADYVNQYLSEFVQDEDLSRYIL
- the hslV gene encoding ATP-dependent protease subunit HslV; amino-acid sequence: MDFRGTTILSVRRGDKVVIGGDGQVTLGNTVMKGNARKVRRLYHDKVIAGFAGATADAFTLFEHFEGKLEKHHGNLTRAAVEMAKDWRTERALRKLEALLSIADSKTSLIISGNGDVIEPEYDLIAIGSGGPFAQSAARALLENSDLSAREIVEKSLNIAADICIYTNHNLRIEELDAEPKD
- a CDS encoding cytochrome C assembly family protein produces the protein MNLFLLEGLAFCLYFASSITLIIDIKENQHKKLALTFAWLASIAHLLSLSLSAWHNQGIDFSFFHTAAIISLIIAFLLLFASLSKPVEKLGIALFPIAALMLALDVLYPSSVKITQDFSLAMNVHILSSIIAFSLLTIAAFQALLLALQNKQLKSHNPGRLMLAFPPLQAMESLLFQMISTGLLFLSFSLLSGFIFIEDLFAQHLAHKTILSIIAWIIFSCLLLGRKRYGWRGKTAIRWTLYGFTCLLLAYFGSKLVLELILNKV
- the dtd gene encoding D-aminoacyl-tRNA deacylase, encoding MISIIQRVTQAQVSIENQLVAKIDRGILALVAIEKLDSEKSAQRMFERIMNYRIFPDAEQRMNLSLQSIQGELLLVPQFTLAADTDSGNRPSFTPAASPEKGKQLFHYLVSYAQGNYPHIQTGKFGADMQVSLTNDGPVTFTLKV
- a CDS encoding ZIP family metal transporter; amino-acid sequence: MSALDLTNIFDKCKSQLNSNSYYQKLQAMPKNERWLTLAALFLVSQILVFGSLYLFFGKVAMIGFLASVLAGLATGVGALPAALFKQVSTSVYNGLLGGAAGVMLAAAAFSLLVPGIEYGNQLWPGKGLWFVAAGMSFGALFLHLADKKLPHIHFKDDLNEHAESLQKIWLFIFAITIHNFPEGMSVGVSFGTGDLNNGIVLAIAIALQNIPEGLAVALPLVALGYNKWKAVGIATLTGLVEPVGGLLGITMVATFSSVLPFAMGFAAGAMIFVISEEIIPESHSNGRSRYATFALMIGFIIMMALENLLG